In Humulus lupulus chromosome 7, drHumLupu1.1, whole genome shotgun sequence, the following are encoded in one genomic region:
- the LOC133788975 gene encoding L-type lectin-domain containing receptor kinase VII.1-like produces the protein METPSSKLISFLLILLTLLLPLPSALALDFVFNGFNDSSKLLLFGNATVDSHILTLTNDTHFSIGRALFHLKVPTKRPNSSFVLPFSTSFIFSMAPYKNVLPGHGLVFIFVPSTGLDGAVAVQHLGFLNRTNEGSVDNHVFGVEFDVFKNEEFNDINDNHVGIDVNALKSKKDHEAGYWPDDSDGKTETFFKTLNLNSGENYQVWIDYNDSLISVSMVLAGMKRPRFPLLNFTYNLSEVFEDEMYIGFTSSTGQLVQSHKILAWRFSNTNFSLGESLITTGLPSFVLPKDPIFKSKGFILGTTAGGFLAIVVFAVLAMCLIKRQRRRARERAEMEDWELEYWPHRITYHEIENATKGFDEANVIGIGGNGKVYKGILSPGKVEVAVKRMSHENDGLREFLAEVSSLGRLKHRNVVGLRGWCKRERGVFMLVYDYMENGSLDKRVFEGDDESKLLGCEDRIRILKDVASGVLYLHEGWESKVLHRDIKSSNVLLDKEMNGRLGDFGLARMHGHGQVPSTTRVVGTVGYMAPEVVKNGRASTQTDVFCFGVLILEVMCGRRPIEDGKVPLVEWVWNMMAQGELWTCLDERLRAKGEFDQEEVERVLQLGLLCAYPEPTSRPTMRHVVKLLEGKNEVNDAETEDMDAYLIKKMQKGKFWNEFPQSFGIGSHPTFEDMKDSLSCSLSLSWSNTIADSR, from the coding sequence atggaaacaccatCCTCAAAGCTTATTTCTTTCCTTCTCATACTGCTGACCCTTCTTCTACCTCTTCCCTCAGCTCTGGCTCTGGACTTCGTCTTCAATGGCTTCAACGACTCAAGCAAGCTTCTTCTCTTTGGAAACGCCACCGTCGATTCCCACATTCTAACGCTAACAAACGATACCCACTTCTCCATCGGCAGAGCCCTCTTTCACTTAAAGGTCCCCACCAAACGACCCAACTCCTCTTTCGTCCTCCCTTTCTCCACCTCCTTCATCTTCTCCATGGCTCCTTATAAGAACGTTCTTCCCGGGCACGGCTTGGTTTTCATCTTCGTCCCCTCTACTGGCCTCGACGGCGCCGTCGCGGTTCAGCACCTGGGTTTCCTAAACCGCACCAACGAAGGTAGTGTCGATAACCACGTGTTTGGGGTCGAGTTCGACGTGTTTAAGAACGAGGAATTCAATGACATAAACGACAACCACGTTGGGATCGATGTAAACGCGCTTAAATCCAAGAAAGACCACGAAGCTGGGTACTGGCCAGACGACAGTGATGGTAAGACTGAAACGTTTTTCAAGACACTGAATCTCAATAGTGGAGAAAATTACCAAGTTTGGATTGATTATAATGATTCTTTGATTAGTGTTAGTATGGTTCTAGCTGGGATGAAGAGGCCTAGATTTCCTCTGTTAAACTTTACGTACAATCTCTCTGAGgtttttgaggatgaaatgtatATTGGGTTCACAAGCTCAACTGGGCAGTTAGTACAGAGCCATAAGATTCTAGCTTGGCGTTTTAGCAACACCAACTTTTCGTTGGGCGAGAGTTTAATCACCACGGGTTTGCCTTCTTTCGTTCTTCCAAAAGATCCTATTTTTAAGTCAAAAGGTTTCATTTTGGGAACCACTGCGGGGGGTTTCTTGGCAATTGTTGTTTTTGCTGTGTTGGCCATGTGTTTGATAAAAAGACAGAGACGAAGAGCGAGGGAAAGAGCAGAAATGGAGGACTGGGAATTGGAATACTGGCCACACAGAATCACATACCATGAAATAGAGAACGCAACGAAGGGATTCGATGAAGCTAATGTGATTGGAATAGGAGGGAACGGGAAAGTGTACAAGGGTATTCTTTCACCAGGAAAAGTAGAAGTGGCTGTAAAACGCATGTCTCATGAGAACGACGGGCTGAGGGAGTTCTTGGCTGAAGTTTCAAGCCTTGGAAGGTTGAAACACAGAAACGTAGTGGGGTTGAGAGGTTGGTGCAAGAGAGAGAGGGGAGTGTTCATGTTGGTTTATGATTACATGGAGAATGGAAGCTTAGACAAGAGGGTATTCGAGGGTGATGATGAGAGCAAGTTGTTGGGTTGCGAGGACAGAATCAGAATACTTAAAGACGTAGCTTCAGGAGTATTGTACTTGCATGAAGGTTGGGAATCCAAAGTTCTACACAGGGACATAAAGTCCAGCAATGTGTTACTAGACAAGGAAATGAATGGAAGGTTAGGTGACTTTGGTTTAGCCAGGATGCATGGGCATGGTCAGGTGCCTAGCACCACCCGTGTGGTTGGGACAGTAGGGTACATGGCTCCGGAAGTGGTCAAGAACGGTCGAGCTTCGACTCAAACAGATGTGTTCTGTTTTGGGGTCTTGATTTTGGAGGTGATGTGTGGGAGGAGACCTATAGAGGATGGGAAAGTGCCCTTAGTGGAGTGGGTTTGGAACATGATGGCCCAAGGGGAATTATGGACTTGTCTTGATGAGAGGTTAAGGGCAAAAGGTGAGTTTGACCAAGAAGAAGTGGAGAGAGTGTTGCAATTGGGATTGTTATGTGCTTATCCGGAACCAACTTCCAGACCTACTATGAGACATGTTGTGAAATTGTTAGAGGGAAAAAATGAGGTCAACGATGCTGAAACAGAAGATATGGATGCGTATTTGATCAAGAAGATGCAAAAGGGTAAGTTTTGGAATGAGTTTCCACAGAGTTTTGGAATTGGTTCACACCCCACTTTTGAAGATATGAAGGACTCCTTGTCTTGTTCATTGTCTCTGTCTTGGTCCAATACCATAGCGGATAGTAGGTGA